The following coding sequences lie in one Aspergillus puulaauensis MK2 DNA, chromosome 3, nearly complete sequence genomic window:
- a CDS encoding uncharacterized protein (COG:S;~EggNog:ENOG410PR44;~InterPro:IPR036236,IPR013087;~PFAM:PF00096), which translates to MAAFENHLYNLPPSPFADTLWTGWDANSSPVSTQEERSFEIESNWQQHIYTIPDYYCLPLDKWPGQPTTPLSSYSPTDSSFSMGQYPDTSLNITNWAPAIDTFAAPVFSAAPTAPSCTPELTPQCNSLPDYSSASSGTTTPITQSSPTEPESPLPSSASPNTKTNRVTKTTIRCWEHSCGGRAFSSLGNYERHLREKSGRAKSFTCEQCGQRFTRSTAKNKHIRYGRCRVQQAGPMPGPKSRAAPKSGSSRHR; encoded by the coding sequence ATGGCGGCATTCGAGAACCATTTGTACAACCTCCCCCCGTCCCCTTTTGCAGACACACTCTGGACGGGCTGGGATGCCAACTCTTCTCCCGTATCGACCCAAGAAGAGAGGAGCTTCGAGATAGAATCCAACTGGCAACAACATATCTATACGATACCGGATTACTACTGTCTGCCGCTCGACAAGTGGCCAGGCCAGCCAACTACACCTCTCTCCAGCTATTCCCCTACGGATAGCTCATTCTCAATGGGACAATACCCCGATACTTCACTCAATATCACAAATTGGGCACCAGCGATCGATACATTCGCCGCACCAGTATTCTCCGCTGCCCCGACCGCTCCTTCATGCACTCCTGAGCTCACGCCTCAATGCAACTCACTTCCCGACTACTCGAGCGCTTCGTcaggaacaacaacaccgatCACTCAATCCTCCCCCACCGAACCGGAAAGCCCCCTACCCTCGTCGGCCAGCCCAAACACCAAAACCAACCGCGTCACAAAAACCACGATCCGATGCTGGGAGCACAGTTGCGGCGGTCGGGCATTTTCCTCTCTCGGGAACTACGAGCGACATCTCCGCGAGAAAAGCGGGCGAGCGAAGAGCTTCACATGCGAGCAGTGCGGCCAGCGTTTCACACGCTCAACTGCAAAAAACAAACATATCAGATACGGGCGGTGTCGGGTGCAACAGGCTGGGCCCATGCCTGGGCCCAAAAGCCGAGCAGCACCGAAATCAGGCAGTTCCCGGCACCGATAG